The sequence CATGACGGGCCAGCCCCGCACCTCCCACCCCTCCCAGGGACTGTAGTCGCTCACGTGGAAGTCCTCCCGGGTGAGCGTCTTGCGGATGCTCGGATCGATCAGCACCAGGTCGGCGTCGCTGCCGGGGGCGATGACGCCCTTGCGGGGGTACAGACCCAGGATGCGGGCCGCGTTGGTCGAGGTCACCGCGGCGAACCGCTCGAGGGACATCCGCCGCTTGACCACGCCCTCGGTGAACACGATTCCCATCCGGGCTTCGGCGCCCAGGTTGCCGCCGGTGACGTCCTCGATGGTCTTGCCGCGCAGCTTCAGCTCCAGGGACGTCGGGTACTCGTCCGTGCCGGTGGTGGACACGCCGTCGCGGACGAGCCCGTCCCACAGCGCGGCCTGGTCTTCGGGGTACTTCAGGGACGGATACGTGTGATAGCAGAAGCCCCGCGGCTTGCGGTAGTCCTCGGCCGAGAAGCAGGCGTAGTGGTGAAGCGTCTCGGCGTAGACCGGCAGGCCCTTGGCCCGGGCCTCGAGCACGGCCTCCACGCCCTCCTTGGCCGAGGTGTGCACGAAGTAGACGGCGACACCGGTGGCCTCGGCCACGTGGATGGTCCGGCGGAAGGCCAGCGCCTCGGAGAGCTTGTTGTGGACGAGGGGCAGGTTCCAGCCTTCCATCCGCCCCTCTTCGCGCAGCCGCTCGTACATGAACTGCACGACGTCGTTGTCCTCGGCGTGAACCACCATGATCCCGCCCCGGCCGGCCACCTTCTCCATGGCCAGCTGGATGCGTCCGAAGTCCAGGCGATACGAGTGGCGCTTGGGGTGCGGGGGCAACACGTCGTTGGTGAACACCTTGAAGCTGGGGAACCCGGCCTGGATCGCCTCCGGGAGCTGGTCGAAGACCTTCAGCGGCAGCGCGCCCTGCAGCGTGACGTGGAAGCTGTAGTCCACGTAGGCGTTGCCCTTCCAGCGGGCCGCTCGCTGCTCGATGGTGGTGGGGACGTCGGTGCCCGGCCGCACGAAGCAGAAGTCTACGTGGGTCGTGGTCCCCCCGAAGGCCATGCCCCGGGTGTCGTCCTCGGGGCCGAGCGTGAAGAGCCCCTCGTCCGGGTGCATGGCGATGAAATGGGCCAGGTGCGTGTGGGGCTCCACGCCGCCGGGCACGACGATCTTGCCGGTGGCGTCGATGACGCGCCCGGCCTCGGGCAGCGTGCCGGGTACGGCCACCGCGGCGATCGTCTGACCCTGCACCGCCACGTCCCAGGGACCCGCTCCCTGAGGGGTCACCACCTGCCCGCCGCGAATGACCAGGTCCAGCATCGCCATCCTCCTTACTTGGCCACGAGCGCCATGAGGTCGCGGACATCCTTCAGCGACTCGAGCTCGGCCACGGCCCCGATGACCTGCCGGGCCCGGTCGGGCCCGAGCGTCGGGCTGGCCAGGCCGAGAAACTTCTCCGCCACCACCTCCCGAGGCACGGGATTCTCAGCGTCGCCCCGGACGATCGTCGTCGTCTGAGTCAACACGCGCCCGTCGCGCAGCGCCACCTGCACTCGGGCGGTTGGCTCGCTCGAGCTGCGCATGGACATGCCGGGATCGCTGCGCACCTCCACCCGTCGGGCCAGCTCGCGCACGCGGGGATTGGCCCGCGTAGCGTCTCGGAAGGCCGCCACGCCGCTGGCGCCGGTGACGACGAGGGCGGCCACCGCGTAAGGGACCGAGAACTTGGCGGCCAGCATGTTGGGCGGCTCGGGCTCGCTCATGCGCGTCACGAACGGCACCGAGGTGACGGTGATATGCGCGATCGCCTCCGGCGCGAACCGCTCCCGGCTCAGCAGCGCCTGGACCGCATCCAGGGCTGGGTGATTGTAGAGACAGCAGGCGTGGATCTTGACGTAGTTGCGCCGGATCCGGTAGACCGCGGGCCGGTCGTCCGCGCCCAGATCGTCCAGCGCGCGCTCGGCCTCGAAGCGTTCGCCAAGGATCGTCCCGTAGACGTCGGATACGGCGTCACGAGCCGCGCCGTAGCCACAGTCGAGCAGGTGGTTGGCGAGAATGCCCTGGAGCGCCGCCCGACCAGGGTAGAGGTTGCGGATCGTGGCGCCCTCGAAGCACGGTGCCCAGGAGTTCGCCGGGCTCATCGAGGCCGCGAGGTTGATCACCTGCCGCAGGGCCGGCTCGTCGCGCTCGAGCAGGCGGGCCACGGCCACGGCCGCGCCCGCGGTTCCCCAGGTGCCGTGGGAGTGGACGTGGGGTCGCGCGCTCGTGGCGCCGCCCAGACGCGACGTGATCTCGTAGCCGGCCACGAGGCTCTCGATGAGCCGGCGGCCGTCGGCCCGCTGTTCCTCACCGACGGCGAGCGCTGCCGGCAGGACGTGAATGGCGGGGTGGCCGCCGCCCCAGCGGTTGCCCTCATCGACCTCGAGGGCCACGCCCGCCGTCGCGTTGGCGAGCGCGGCGAGCATCGGCTCGCCCCGATCGGCGTGGCCGATCAGGGTGGCGGTTTTCGGACCGGATCGCCCGGAGGCCAGGCCGGCCAGTCGCGCGTTCTCCGGCAACTGGCTGCCGGCCAGGATCGCGCCGAGCGTGTCGAGTACCACGTCCGTGGCCGCGGTCACGGTCGTATCGCTCAGCTCGGGGAACCGCGTGCGGGCGGCCAGGCGGGCCAGGCGATCCAGGTAGTCCACTACCGCACCGCGCCCGCGAGCGGCGGTTGGGGCCGCCCCCGCACCAGATAGCTGCCGTAGCCGGGCTCCTGCTCGAGCCGCCCCTCGTTCAGGAGGACGCGGCCCCTGAGGAACGTCATCCACGGCCGGCCCCGGATCGTCCAGCCCTCGTAGAGGGTCCAGCCCGCCATGCCACGGTGGTCGGCGACCCGGATGATGCCCTCCGGTTCGGGGTCGATGATCAGCAAGTCCGCGTCGGCGCCGGGGCGGATGGCCCCCTTGCGAGGATAGAGACCGAAGATCCGCGCCGGGTTCTCGGCCAGGACGCGGGCCATCCAGGTGATCGGCAGGCCGCGCTTGACGACGCCCTCGCTGAACATGAGCGGCACCATCGTCTCCACCGAGGGCGCGCCGAACGGGATGGACCGGCCGGCGGGATCGACGAAGATGTTCTTCCACCCCGGTTCCTTGACCGCCCGGGCCCGGGGAGCGTGATCGCTGCCGACGCTGGAGATGTACCCCTCGGCGACGCCCGCCCACAGCGCATCGCGGTCGGGGCCGTCGGCCCGGCGCAGCGGCGGCCCCATCTTGGCCAGCGGCCCCCACCGCTCCATCTCGTCCTCGGTGAGGAGCAGGTACTGGGGACAGGTCTCGGTCCACACCCGCTGGCCGCGCCCCTGGGCCTGCTTGATGCGCGCCAGGCCCAATGCGGTGGAGAGGTGGACCACGTAGACGGGCGCGCCGGCCATGGCCCCCATGGCGATCGCCCGGTTGATCGCCTCCTCCTCCGCCCAGTCCGGGCAGGTCGCGGGGAAGTGTCGGGGCTCGACGCGCCCCTCGGCCAGCGCGCGGTTCTCGAGGTGGTCGATCACGTCGCCGTTCTCGCAGTGGAGCTGGGCCAGGCCGCCGTGAGCGGCGATCACCTCCATGGCCCGGTAGATGAAGTCGTCGGAGCACATGCGGGGCGGGCGCTTCTTGTAGGTCATGAACATCTTGAAGGAGCTGACGCCCAGCCGGACCGCCTCGCCCACGCCCTCGAGGATGGGCGGCTGGTTGAACAGAATGAAGTGGAAGCCGAAGTCGAGCACTGACTGTCGTTCGGTCTCCTGGCGCAGGCGCGTGATCGCCTGGGGCAGCGTCTCGCCGGTCCGGTCGTCGTAGACGGCGAACCCCAGCAGCGTGGTGAGCCCGGCGTGGGCGGCCGCGATCGGGCCGGCCGTCCAGTCGTCGTACTCGGGGCCCAGGTGGATGTGGCAGTCGATCGCGCCCGGCAGCACGTATTTGCCCCTCGCGTCGACATAGCGGTCGGCCGGCGGCAGCAGCTCCGGCGGTCCGATGGCGGCGATGCTCTCGCCACGAATGGCGACGGCGGCATCGAGGACGTCGGTGGCCGTCACGACCTGCCCGCCGTGCACCACAATGTCGACGCGCGGGGTGGGCATCAGCGGACCTCGGTCCTGGCTTTCCACTTCACCAGCGTGGGATCGACCTCCTCGAGCAGCCGCGTGTAGAATACGCTCTCGGCCGGGAACTTCTGCTTGATGCGGTCGAGCGAGTGCAGGAAATCCACGAACTCGCCCATGCCGCGGTGGATCTTCTCGTTCATCTCCATCGAGTAGATGTTGAGAGCCATGATGTCGCGGGTGAGCGCCTCGTCCGTCTTCATCTCCCGGGCCACGATCTTCACGGCGGCGTCCCGGTCCTTGTTGATGGAGTCGGTCGCCTTGCGCAGGGCGCGGAGAACCGCCTTGAGGGTGTTGGGGTTCTCCCTGAGCATCTTGCCGCTGGCCACCACGCCGGCGTGGACGTGCAGCCAGTCCACCTGGCCTTCCTTGCCGGGAATGTAGCTGCGGTTGCCGGTGAAGTAGACCTTGCCGCCCGCCTGCTTGACGGCGTTGAACACCCAGGGCGCCCAGGCGGCCATGGCGTCGATGTCGCCCTTGGCCAGCGCCGTCACCGCGTCGGGCGGCGAGAGGTTCACGAACTGGATCCGGTTGAAGTCGATGCCGTGGTCCCGGCTCATCGCCTGGATGGCCATCGTCACCGAGGCGCCCTTGGGCATGCCGATCTTGATCTTCTCGAAGTCCTTGGGGGAGCGGACCAGCTCCTGCCCCTTCTTGCCGAGGACGATCTGCTGGGTGCCGGCGATGTCGCTCTGGGGCGCGATGTTGTAGATGGCCTGCCCGGACGCCGCGATGGGCACGACCATCGTGGCCGTGGCCGTGCCGAGGTGGATGTTACCGGCGCCCCACATGGACGGCAGGTCGGTGCCGGCGATGTACCAGCGCGGGTTGACTTTAATGCCCTCGGCCTTGAAGTAACCGAGCTGGTCGGCCACAGCGAACTGCGAGGACATCTGCGCATCGCGCACGAGCCAGGCATCGATCTCCGTCACCTCGGGCTTGCCTTGCGCGAGGACGTCGCCGACGCCGGGCAGCAGGAGCAGCAGGGCCAGGGCCACGGTGAGCGTCCGCATGGATTAGCTCCTTTCAGGCCGCGGCCTGCCAGCGGAGCATCCGCCGCTCGGCCGCGAGCAACAGGGCGTTGATCAGGGACCCCAGGAGCCCCAACAGCAGGGCTCCCATGACGATCTGGGCGGGGTTGAAGAAGGTCCGCCCCTCCATTATGAGGTGGCCCAGCCCCGCGTCGGCGCCCATGAACTCGGCGCCCACGATGACGAACAGCGCCAGGCCGACACCCAGCCGCAGGGCGACGATGACCCCTGGCAGCGAGGCCGGCAACACCACTCTCCGGATCAGGTCGGCGCGGGAGGCGCCCAGGCTGGCCGCCGCCCGCAGGAGCATGACGTCGACACGCAGCACGCTGGCGGTCATGGCCACGAACATCGGGAAGAACGTCGTATAGCCGATGAAGGCCACCTTGGACGCCTCGTCGAGCCCGAACCACACGAGGAACATCGGCAGGAATGCCAGCGGCGGGATCGGGCGCACGAACTCCATGACGGGCTCGATCATGAGCCGGAGGGGCGCGCACATCCCCACCAGGAGGCCGAGTCCGAGCGCGGCCAGGGCGGCGAGCCCGAAGCCCTGGGCGACCCGGCCGAGCGACGTCAGGACGTGGCGGTGGAGTTGACCGTCGCGGGCCGTCTCCACCGCCACTGCGAACACTTCGGCCGGCGTCGGGAGCAGCACAGGATTCATCACGCCCAGGTGCGCGTTGACCTGGGCGGTCGCGGCCCACAGCGCCAGGAGCCCCAGCAGCGCGGCGCCCCGGGTGACGGCGGTGTTCACGGAAGCACCTTGGCGACTTCTTCCTTCACGACGCGAGTTATCTCGCTCTCGTACTGTGTGAACTCGGAGGCGAAGCGATCGCGGACCTCCGGCAGCTTGATGGCGAATACCTGTTTGACGCGCCCGGGGGCCGAGGTGATGACCACGACACGGTCGGCCAGATATACGGCTTCACGGATCGAATGCGTCACGAACAGGATGGTCTTGTGCTCCATCCGCTGGATGCGGGACAGCTCGTCCTGCAAGACTTCGCGTGTCTGGGCGTCGAGGGCCCCGAACGGCTCGTCCATCAAGATGATGGACGGGTTGTTGGCCAGCGCGCGGGCGATGGCCACCCGCTGCTTCATGCCGCCCGAG comes from Candidatus Methylomirabilota bacterium and encodes:
- a CDS encoding amidohydrolase family protein; translated protein: MLDLVIRGGQVVTPQGAGPWDVAVQGQTIAAVAVPGTLPEAGRVIDATGKIVVPGGVEPHTHLAHFIAMHPDEGLFTLGPEDDTRGMAFGGTTTHVDFCFVRPGTDVPTTIEQRAARWKGNAYVDYSFHVTLQGALPLKVFDQLPEAIQAGFPSFKVFTNDVLPPHPKRHSYRLDFGRIQLAMEKVAGRGGIMVVHAEDNDVVQFMYERLREEGRMEGWNLPLVHNKLSEALAFRRTIHVAEATGVAVYFVHTSAKEGVEAVLEARAKGLPVYAETLHHYACFSAEDYRKPRGFCYHTYPSLKYPEDQAALWDGLVRDGVSTTGTDEYPTSLELKLRGKTIEDVTGGNLGAEARMGIVFTEGVVKRRMSLERFAAVTSTNAARILGLYPRKGVIAPGSDADLVLIDPSIRKTLTREDFHVSDYSPWEGWEVRGWPVMTLLRGQVLVESGRLVRDARDGQLIPRKIAAELVHRPVC
- a CDS encoding MmgE/PrpD family protein → MDYLDRLARLAARTRFPELSDTTVTAATDVVLDTLGAILAGSQLPENARLAGLASGRSGPKTATLIGHADRGEPMLAALANATAGVALEVDEGNRWGGGHPAIHVLPAALAVGEEQRADGRRLIESLVAGYEITSRLGGATSARPHVHSHGTWGTAGAAVAVARLLERDEPALRQVINLAASMSPANSWAPCFEGATIRNLYPGRAALQGILANHLLDCGYGAARDAVSDVYGTILGERFEAERALDDLGADDRPAVYRIRRNYVKIHACCLYNHPALDAVQALLSRERFAPEAIAHITVTSVPFVTRMSEPEPPNMLAAKFSVPYAVAALVVTGASGVAAFRDATRANPRVRELARRVEVRSDPGMSMRSSSEPTARVQVALRDGRVLTQTTTIVRGDAENPVPREVVAEKFLGLASPTLGPDRARQVIGAVAELESLKDVRDLMALVAK
- a CDS encoding ABC transporter substrate-binding protein, encoding MRTLTVALALLLLLPGVGDVLAQGKPEVTEIDAWLVRDAQMSSQFAVADQLGYFKAEGIKVNPRWYIAGTDLPSMWGAGNIHLGTATATMVVPIAASGQAIYNIAPQSDIAGTQQIVLGKKGQELVRSPKDFEKIKIGMPKGASVTMAIQAMSRDHGIDFNRIQFVNLSPPDAVTALAKGDIDAMAAWAPWVFNAVKQAGGKVYFTGNRSYIPGKEGQVDWLHVHAGVVASGKMLRENPNTLKAVLRALRKATDSINKDRDAAVKIVAREMKTDEALTRDIMALNIYSMEMNEKIHRGMGEFVDFLHSLDRIKQKFPAESVFYTRLLEEVDPTLVKWKARTEVR
- a CDS encoding ABC transporter permease produces the protein MNTAVTRGAALLGLLALWAATAQVNAHLGVMNPVLLPTPAEVFAVAVETARDGQLHRHVLTSLGRVAQGFGLAALAALGLGLLVGMCAPLRLMIEPVMEFVRPIPPLAFLPMFLVWFGLDEASKVAFIGYTTFFPMFVAMTASVLRVDVMLLRAAASLGASRADLIRRVVLPASLPGVIVALRLGVGLALFVIVGAEFMGADAGLGHLIMEGRTFFNPAQIVMGALLLGLLGSLINALLLAAERRMLRWQAAA
- a CDS encoding amidohydrolase family protein encodes the protein MPTPRVDIVVHGGQVVTATDVLDAAVAIRGESIAAIGPPELLPPADRYVDARGKYVLPGAIDCHIHLGPEYDDWTAGPIAAAHAGLTTLLGFAVYDDRTGETLPQAITRLRQETERQSVLDFGFHFILFNQPPILEGVGEAVRLGVSSFKMFMTYKKRPPRMCSDDFIYRAMEVIAAHGGLAQLHCENGDVIDHLENRALAEGRVEPRHFPATCPDWAEEEAINRAIAMGAMAGAPVYVVHLSTALGLARIKQAQGRGQRVWTETCPQYLLLTEDEMERWGPLAKMGPPLRRADGPDRDALWAGVAEGYISSVGSDHAPRARAVKEPGWKNIFVDPAGRSIPFGAPSVETMVPLMFSEGVVKRGLPITWMARVLAENPARIFGLYPRKGAIRPGADADLLIIDPEPEGIIRVADHRGMAGWTLYEGWTIRGRPWMTFLRGRVLLNEGRLEQEPGYGSYLVRGRPQPPLAGAVR